A region of the Melanotaenia boesemani isolate fMelBoe1 chromosome 6, fMelBoe1.pri, whole genome shotgun sequence genome:
aaagaagaagaaaaataacttaCAGTACTAATTAAAGCATGTCCATTTCCGAGGATGGTTATATCTTCCGACCCATAATCTGGAGGAAAAATAGTTGCACTATCACTTTAATGTTGAACGTGCCCCAacgtttaatttgtattttgttgCAGCGTGGGCTTACCTAGATTTTTCAGTGCAACACAGTTAGGCAGGTGATTCTGAACAACCTCCCTAAAGGCGAGACTCCTTTTGCTGCAGAGTTTAGAGAGTTGGGTTTCAGCGGTCAGACCACAAACTTTTTCTTACCGAATGAAAGTCTAGAGACGACCATATCGTCGTAAATGCTGTTGTTTTCAACGTTACCTTAAATTGAAAAGCCTCTCTCCGAGCAGCACAGATACCGCTGCAATTACAACCGAAATAGTGACTAGCTTCCCCATTTTCAAAATCACGACAGCCCGCTTTTACGACAAGATTTAATCTTTAGGGCTGGAGCAGCGCGAGGCGAGTCGCAGCGGGCACGACTAATGCTGCATTTATAATTTATCGGacataaataaactaatgtCTTCTTACGTtaattttggttatttttattaattttgttttaacgTTGATGTCCGCAAATTTGTGAATTGCCGTCTGAACCACTTGATTCTTAAGAAAAACCACTTGattcttaagaaaaaaaattcacacatCCTTTCGCTAACACTGTACCACTTTTGTTGTGTGCCACAGTCTGACCCAACAAGAAGCAATTTGTATAGACAATTTTCCGACCTTAAACAAGCACCTGAATGCAACACAATTGTGAACCGCTAATGTGGGCAGCTGCATTCACTCAGCGCTGTAGTCCCAAAGTTGGTGTCGTGACCCCACTGCTGGACGGTCTAAATGTGATTACtaatatcattttaaattgatcatttttaaagtaatacCAATCACATACACGGATGAAAAACAGTATTGCTGTTGTTGACGTTTGTACTTCCGTCAGCGGGCTGCCATCTGTTATTTTGTAGGTCAGAGGctgaaaagtttaaaacaaccagacgtgaaacaacaaaaagttgCAAAACAagttaagataaaaaataagtaaattactACAAACattattacaacaaaaatgAAGTGCCAGAGCAGGAAAGAAACCACCAATGaccacacaaaaacatgaacgAGCAcaaaaagtgacagaaaatgGCAACCTAAAGGCACAAATGGCTACAGCAGGGGCATCACTACAAACAGCCACAAGCAATAACAGAGAATCACAATGGTCACACTACACACAAGACAACAATAAAGACACCAAAATGACTGTGATGAGAAAATCTGAATTTCCATCTTATGAGATATCTGAATCCAAGGTAACAGAAGCTGTCAAAAgagcaaaacagacaaaaactaCTTTAAAGAGACATTGGACATTTCAAgtgtttcatctttttttatgtaagaaGTTGAGAGCGACaaccttttctcttctttcatcATGAGACAACAGCTCTGTAAAAGACTAGTATTAATTTACTCCAGTGAACTGACTACAGTTTCAGTAGTTTTATCTGTACATTTATCCCCTGTGGCAGTGTTGTCAGGGAGGTATGAGCACCACTGTGCTTGTGAATGAGCATCCAACAGATGCTCAGCCTGTAAATAGCAGCACCAGCAGTCTTGGACCATAATTACCGTTTAGCCTCTTGACCACTGGCCCATTTGCCTGCTGGCAGGAGTAATTCGCATGCACAGTTCTAATCTCTGTTAGCACTCCTTTTTTCACGACTACGTATATGCAAGTCACGCAGGGTCAGAGTCCTCCCTCAATCAGATTTGGACTTCACTCACAGGAGAAAGTTTGATTTTAGATTTGCAGCTTTTACGCTTCTCTCTctcaagaaaaataattattgatCAACCCCACCTACACAAagctttgaaaaagaaatactGTGGCCACAAATGTTGCTCCAACTACTCAGAATAACAAAGGGTACACAGTATAGACTGAATCGCATTTGGTGCTAAAATTCCTAATttccaaagaaaaaagtaaaaatcactTCAACCTATAAACGGATAGCATACTCAGAAACATATAGCGCCTGCAGAACCctgtttaaattgtttatttttgaagttgttttttgtaGGTGATGACTCCTcccaacataaaacaaaaggttACAAAATTGTCTATGTAATCAAAATCATGTGTAAGAGacttcataaaaaacaaacatggacacatacatacacatacagaaGTGAAAGTAACATAAAGTTGGCAAACTATTGACCCTGTGAAACTCAGCATTGGGTGCATGCAACCTGACAGTAACTGTAGATTATCTACAAAAGTCCAATTAATGAATGATAGCATCTAACAACTTCAAAACACCAACAACTCCTGCACATTACATTGTGTGCAACCAGCGGACACCGTTAAGTGGGGCACACCAGACTCCTGTCTCATGTTTTGTGAAGTCATGTAAAGGTTCACAGTGTAATACAGCAGGATCCCCATCAAACAGTTTCAAGCAAGACTGTATATTTGgaacatacaaaataaattttattatcCATTCTCTTTATGTCTACATCTTATTAGAATTTCTAGACAATGGCATCATCAAATAACACACCCAAATTAACTCTAATAAACCTGACAGGTGCAACAATGCATGTCTGTCAAGTCCAGGTGTCAAATATAACTGAATGTGTAAAGCAATTTAaatcttcttctttgttatttttaacataaaaaggGGAGCCATGGTCCTGGGCCGCAGTGAGACCTAGGCAGGACAAGGCCATGAGCACACGTTAACACAGGTGAGGAAGTGGCTTCAGGGCTGGGCCCCGGTGGCGGCAGGGACTTGTGTGGCCAGAGTATTGGGGGCAGAGATGACAGGTGATCCAGCAATGTTAGCCATTGGCTGTGAGGAGGACATGGAGGCAATACCTAAAAGCAAGCAAAGTATAGAAGTAAATTCCTTTGCAATCTCACAATCTGACCAAGTCTTGCATgacaaataaaatcacaatgaTGCAACAACTAGCGGAAAATAACTCACCAGCCATCATACTGGAGGAACTGACTGGAGTGGAGCTGGCAGCCATCCCTCCAGGAGTGGCCCCCCTTCCCTGATCTTTGACGATGGGATCTAAGAACGCAAGTGGATGTGAGCACCTCATAAATCAACTACATTATCTGACACAATCACACCCCACTCAGTGCATTCAATTGTGGTTCAATGCAATGCGCTGAAGCATAGAGGTGAAGAGACAAGCTTACAGAAGTAGGGATGATCCATGGCCTCTCTGGCTGTGAGGCGAGCTTGATGGTCATAGCGCAGCAGTTTATCCAGGAAGTCTAGAGCCTCTGTGCTGACTAGGTGTTGGTTCTCGCTGTGCACAAACCTCTCCCATCTTTTGCGGGAATGcctgaaaggggaaaaaaatgcctGGCGTTGAAGCAAGGTGCGCAATAGACCAACGTTGACCAAAGAACATTTAGTGGATGCTTTGTTGAGTTAAGGCAGCTATAACATTTCACCTTCCCAAAATGTCATTGAACCGTGGATCCAATTCAATGTTGTACTTGTCGATGTAGTCGTACAGGTCCTCTGTGCCAAGCACTTTTGCAATCCGCACAAGCTGCACAAGAGAAACAATTTTAAAtttacaaaggaaaataaactcTTAGTCTGATAATACCAATAACCTAAAATTCATGTTAAAGGTTTTCCTATTTGCTTTCATTAAGTCAATGACTGTCAGTACATTCCAATAGGTTTATTTGGAATTACTGAAGATAAGATACTTTTGTTAGTAGCAGGGAAATTTCAGTGCAAAGAGTGTCCAAAGAGTAagtattaaagtcatgaaattaTTTCAAAAAGATTAATGTATTCCTGCAGCTATCAAGCTACTGAATGCCAagagcaacttttttttttaaagaacaaaaggcCTTTTTGAAATACTATTTGATGTGGAAAGATGAGACAAAGCATGCCGCAATGTGCAGCAGTAACTTTTTGTATTCCTGTTACCGTGTGCTTAGCTGATATAACATTGATAACATTTATCCAAGCAAAATACCTATAAATAACTATAAATAAGTGTAAATCTGTAGTAGTTTACCTAAAAAGATTACCAAGAGCTAAGGAAATAATTTGTGAAAAAGCAGGTATATGTTGATATAACTGTCAGTTAGTACAAAATTATAAAACACTACAATTCTTTAGCTGTATTGGTGGTCAAAAAGTGGTCTCGAGCATgtgcaaatggaaaaaaaagcatgtgcaAATCAGCTAATTCTGAAAGTTAAATTTAATAAGAAAGCCTAAGAAAATTCTATCCTAGCCCAACCCCCAATGTAATGGAGACAAAGAGCCCTTGACACAACCCACCCCACAGATGGGACCAATAAAGATCAAGACTTTGTCCACTGGTACAGTATCATATTTGTCTTGcattgtctttgttttacattCAGCATACCAAACTGTTATAGCATTACTGACACCAAAAAGCCTCAGCTGTTACTTAAAtcctttgaaaagaaaataacccAGAGAGGCGTTGCAGAATTGCTAAGAGGCCAGCGTCCAGGCTGAGAAGACAGTGGTGTGGCtgtgtaaaactaaaaatactGCTTACTGTggaatgtgaaagaaaaatgctCAAATAAGACACGCTGTGGCAACAAGCTCTGCAAACTCATCTACAAAAGTattcatgttaaaaagacaCGACTGCTCATACCTGATCATAATTGTCATGACCATGAAAGAAAGGTTCCTTCCTGAAGATCATGCTGGCCAGCATGCAACCAAGACTCCACATGTCCAAGCTGTAGTCATACATCTAAAATAAtacaaagggagaaaaaaaaacaaaaaacaaaacggTTTCTTCAATTCTTTACCTCCCACAAGAACCCGATCAAGTCATTGCCTTTGTCCTCACCTGGTAGTCAACCAGCAGTTCAGGTCCTTTGAAGTACCTGGATGCCACTCTCACATTGTACTCTTGGTTTGGGTGGTAGAACTCTGCCAAACCCCAGTCGATTAGACGGAGCTGAAAAGACAAGTTCAATGTATCACATCACTGTAATGAGATGGTGACACAACTGATGTGAAAGATGTGTAACACAATACCTTTCTGTGTTCGTGATCAATCATAACATTGTGGGGCTTCACATCTCTGTGCATTATGCCCATGCTATGGCAGTAGTCCAGAGCCTTCCAGATAAAAAGgtgacaaatgttttaaaaaaaaaatctaattttcctATCAACTttctcacatttatttattgggGAAGCAGTAGCACTATTGCTCATTGCTTACCTTTAAGATTTCATACATGTAGAACCGTATGTCAAAATCTGACAGGGTCTGATACAATTGCTGTAAAATTGGAACAAACATTTATCATTGAATCGAATtgaaacaaaaattattttgactggtagtgtatatttAAACCAATCAATCATTACCTTGAAGTCTGTGTTGTTCACATGTTCAAAGACCAGCGCAGGGGTTCGGGACTAAAAAAGGGGGGAAGATTTGTATAAGATATACAGCATATGTATAAGACCGGAATATTTAGGCAAGTAAAAAGGTGCCTAAAATTACCACAGGATCCTTGACGATATCTAACAGAGAAATGATATTTGGGCCACCCCTCAAATTCTCCAGGATCTTTATTTCtctcttgattttctttttcttgacaGGCTGCGAGCAAAGACAGTGCATTTAGCCATATGAAATCCCAGATGACCGGACAGAATAACCTGCTATACatgaaatattgttttataatcTCACCTTCAGTATTTTGACAACcactttttcattgtttgtgaTGTTTATGGCTTCGAATACTTCACTGTATTTGCCTCTTCCAAGTTTTCTGACAAGCTGATAGTCATCTTGGTTCCTAAaagatttttcaaaataaagacaaaaaggctTTGTTCAACATGCTAAGatatcttaaaacaaacaaaaaagaaagaagaaaaaaaaaaaaaaaaaaaaaaaaaaaaacacccaaataAGTCCATTTATCCTTACCCCCATTCAACAACATGGGACTCATAGTCCCAATATTCTCGAGgtctttgtgtgtttacatcagGGTAAACTCGAGAGCGGCTGGGGACAGGGCCAGACATATTCTGCACAGGATCTTCTCTAAACTtcctaaaacataaaaacatgagaaaagggcataaaaaaatcctaaaatttaatttaaatttgattataGCAGCACAAATcgacataaataaaaaagaattccATATATAAGTATCAGAGATAGTTAACATATTTGCACAAACCGAATCACAATGAAATTatacaattatttaaaacatcacATTACCTGGGAGACTTCCTCCAGGATAATGGTGACAAATGATGCGACAAGAGTGGCTGTGATGCCTCTACAGTAAGAAAGCTAAATGGACATACAAccatgaaaaatatatattaaatgaGTTTACAACAATCCTGTGTAATTTTGAACCATCATATGTAAAACCGAgcatcaaatatttttttttaaaaactttgcaATTTCATATGGAGTGTATATACCCCACcaactaataaaaaaatgtacgTTAATCACGTGCTATGCCACAACGTATATGCCACTACAAAGTTTCAtgtataagaaaaaataataatcatagacacacacacgcgcgcacgCATTCACAGACACAACAAAAATCATGTCAAACCACACAAATGGTGCAAGGTGTGCTTTTGCATATGACGACATATATGAAATGGAGAAACCTGGATGTTAAAAAGGGGCATCCAACCAGTCTAATCAGGAGGTACAGGGTTCAGTACAGTCATCACTGGGGGCTACAACAAGTACCTCCTGTTGAAAAAGGCAGAAAGTAGGTTGATTAAAATCAATAGAATCAATTAGGCAAACAGGAGCAAAGTGTGTAAGCCAGCGCACGCCATCCAATAAAGCTAATACTAGTGAGGTCgtattaaacaaatacattcATGGGAGACATCCAATcgataaaaatatatatctagTACAAGACATTCGTTCAATTAAAAGCTGTTTGCCCGCTTGATACTTTGATGATAAAGGAGAGGGTACGCACAAAACCACTGTGGCCCACGGCCTGCACTGAAGCTAGCTAGCTGACGAACCGGGAAGCTGGGAGGGATGCTAACAAGTTAGCATTAGCTTATCAACAGCAGAGTGAAAAGCCGGTTGGAAAGTCACAACTAGCTTTCAGCCACACCGCGAGCTGTAACGGGGTCAAATAAACAAGCCATGCCAAAATAACGAAATTCTTATACGGTCGAacattatgtatgtatatatagatGATATACAACGCTTCGAAGAAATATAAAATTTCCTAAAGCTAAAAAGTGCTAAGCTAACAAGCTAAGGGAGTGAATAGGCTGGTTGCTGGCGAGGCAACTGGCTGACAACGCCTTGAAAAAACATCCTAAAAACACCGTATTCGAGCAGCAGAATTGCCCCTCGGCCGAGttagacattttaacattttcttaataTGTAAAGCACACAACAATGGATCTAGAACAACGACGATTTATGATTAAATAACACGATTACCTCTCAGCGTTGTTGGGACGTCAATATGGCGATGCTCGAGATCAAGAGCTTAGTACGAACAGCCTTTCCAGCAGAGGGCgcactcttttttctttttccaggggAAGATTGCAGCTTCCTTTGCCACCAACAGGTCTGGTTAAAGGAACAAACTTTGATCTGCctgaatgtgagtgtgtgtactACAAATGGGATTTATGGTTCTTGGAAGGGAGTCAGATCTTGAGAAGCCGTtcttttcaaagagccattcaaaagactgactcgttcttattttttctttaatgatttttttttctttttagaattaGGTCAGGGGTAACTGAAAGCAACATCAGCCTACTCTGTTGGTGGGAATTATTCAGAAATATTAGTCATAATTGAATTTGGCTTTTGTTGCCATTGTAACCAGTCCATAAGGTGGCTCCATATCTCAATGTTTTCACAGTGAGATCACTATTTTGGATTTTCCCTCACCCAAAACTGTGgcacaacaaaaactaagcagGCTACAATTAACATCTcatcaaaataattttattccCATACCTTTCACACAAGAAAggcaatgcaaaaaaaaaaaaagaaaaagaaaaactcacaatatataagaatagtaaataataaaatatgtacctatttaaaatctactatacaagataaaaaaaaattaaataaaaaaataaacagaaatacagacgaatcaaaatcaaaatagAGTAAACCTGAGCAACATCAATGCAAATTTTGGTAGGATAGATagttggatagaactcacagtatttgtttccaaacaatctCCCCATAGATTTATTCAtgtgaatggagcgtgttggatatcagacttctatgatggcACACGTAAAGGCAGCATGGATaatttatagataaaaaagaaagacttgCAAACAAACATCTCGCAGCTCCGACTaggtttttattgttcatttaagaaacccgttcaaaagaatcgatttgtTAATGAATTTTAATCTCTATAGTGTGTACTCTGAAATGTTTAATTCTTTTCTGGTGAATCATTTGTACATAAACTTATTCCAAACTTTTAACTCGTTCCACAAGTAGCATACAGTCATCTTCTATCAGAACTTGTTTAAATGTGATGTTGTCATCAAattgaaaacaattttttaaagagtttttagttttatgattTGATATGTTATCTTTTTACTATTTTGAGTTGAAAATTGGGTTTAGATAATCTTGAAATCACTACATTCTGTTTATACTTTTTTACACAGACACAGATCCCATCTTTGTGAAAAATAGGGGTGTTGTTCAAACGGCCTTTGTCATTAATAAAACAGGGATGCATTTGAATAGTGGACAGTGCTGAAATAATGACAAATACCAACACACGCTCCATTGCATTAATTGAAAGGCTACTTTGGCCGTTGAAAATACTGGGGTTGTCTTTCAAGGTAACCTGCTACCTGTAATCAGCACAAAATAGAGGGTAAGACCACTTACCTTCATGACTTTGAATGTTAAGACTGATTGTTTTGATACTGAGCTGAAATAAACAGGTCTTTGTAAATATACCAGAACTACCATAGCTGTTCTTCGTCTGCACACAAGTCACACACTGTTCAACACACAGATGTGGTCTTTGACTAAAAGTCAATCTTATCTGTCTTGTTAGGAACCATAATTAAAAAGATCTCTGCTTTTATGTGCTGATGCTGTAGCATATAAAAGCTCAACCCTCTTGATGACAGTGGACACAGCTGGAGACAGAAGTCAGTGATGAAGTTGTaagtttaattagtttaatttttgttttctcttttttcaatGTTGAATTAATTGATGTACTACAATACTGCAATCCCCTTTGATACAATCCATTATGTGTTTCAGCTTAACGTTTTATTTACTGCTGCCTGCATTTGCAGCTGCAGTAGTGACACCCCCAGTCAGAGGTAAGCCACTCTCCTTgttttgccatttttaaaatgttttatttttatgcactAAACAGGGCAGATGGTATAAcatgttgtctttttctttctttacgaGCTGAAAGACTAAATGTGTTAAGCTTTCTAAATGGTGAGatttgtaatctttttttttgtcatttaatgtttGCAAAATAGTGCTGTTTGAAATGAtagcatgcttttttttaacctctgttGATATAGATGCATTTTGCACAACTACTGAAAAGGCTGCAACTACGAAAACCAAAGGTTTGTGATTCAAAATGCATCCAAAGAGATTTTGTTTTATAACCACAAAGTGAAATGATGTCTCATACACATTACTCTCCTCACCAGATCCTCATAGGACTTTTGGTTCTCTAATATAATAAACACATGATCAGAAAAAAGAGAACAGAAACAGGCATCGGTTGAAACTGCTGTTTATCATTCACCT
Encoded here:
- the LOC121641207 gene encoding casein kinase II subunit alpha, with amino-acid sequence MSGPVPSRSRVYPDVNTQRPREYWDYESHVVEWGNQDDYQLVRKLGRGKYSEVFEAINITNNEKVVVKILKPVKKKKIKREIKILENLRGGPNIISLLDIVKDPVSRTPALVFEHVNNTDFKQLYQTLSDFDIRFYMYEILKALDYCHSMGIMHRDVKPHNVMIDHEHRKLRLIDWGLAEFYHPNQEYNVRVASRYFKGPELLVDYQMYDYSLDMWSLGCMLASMIFRKEPFFHGHDNYDQLVRIAKVLGTEDLYDYIDKYNIELDPRFNDILGRHSRKRWERFVHSENQHLVSTEALDFLDKLLRYDHQARLTAREAMDHPYFYPIVKDQGRGATPGGMAASSTPVSSSSMMAGIASMSSSQPMANIAGSPVISAPNTLATQVPAATGAQP